Proteins encoded in a region of the Macrobrachium nipponense isolate FS-2020 chromosome 39, ASM1510439v2, whole genome shotgun sequence genome:
- the LOC135210105 gene encoding vascular endothelial growth factor receptor kdr-like isoform X1, with translation MYNGTCTMVDQSATSYCTVKETHRFTLTCAASKFLFNSVELWFSPTDKGVFDGEGKEIGTFDSSPHDHISTFDVANASRSHQGRYDCIGVLAEIFPKKMIFFANRLYEKKRFIYLDVLKERRNMLLKGDKKDAMVGDAFTFDCSYFDPPPKDITWTKDGQPLPSNFSEFRENSQTMTIPHLDPTIHTGHYVCETERWGRSVRGSLTLHVQQGEVSSKTLQVTIGIVVPFLMVVVLVLLRKVRRDFLKRRETEKNLAFLFQKGRPNELNPNCTADGQAELLPYDHKWEVSRDRIQLGQQLGAGAFGRVVKATVSNLEPGIPKTAVALKMCKMQADNTQITALTQELKIMIHIGKHLNIVNLMGAYTDNVGKGELWILVEFCRYGSLLPFLHCHRVNFEDVIDPITDLVNFSGRDGKDSISPFSPILKSPELVKSSSDPQSVQTASPTMYTSTRPCEILLESPASPKVLFSSSKPPNEDMRDRQCQASSPRIFRLGNSLPSKMKMVQNPSYQTVPAVESTAAPEEAGSEDQSKKEQSLKVLDSQGNYCKSTIPGVTSSFTTIDLICWAWQVAEGMDYLTRRKVLHGDLAARNLLLAEANVVKISDFGLSRDIYKDDIYLKQTNDLLPVKWMSIEAIRDKMFSIQSDVWSFGVTLWELFSLGSTPYPGVKIDRTFLLSLQDGYRMEKPEYANNDLYKIMCQCWESVPQDRPSFRHLADKLSKLLMPETTQYFNIKNGEYLNMNKERFKQETDYLEMVASPDIRHITRDGESKCEDGVYGTGKRTMIFRCILKAQHLIQTRGQDIFLCHQAHAPLGLPRHIQPDNEYVITSDEEAPRRRSNSTRNFTEV, from the exons ATGTACAACGGCACCTGTACAATGGTGGACCAATCAGCAACTTCCTACTGCACCGTTAAGGAGACGCACCGTTTCACCTTGACTTGCGCAGCCtccaagtttttatttaattccgtCGAGCTTTGGTTCTCGCCCACAGACAAGGGAGTGTTTGATGGAG AAGGAAAAGAAATTGGTACATTTGATTCGTCTCCTCATGACCATATTAGTACCTTTGACGTTGCAAACGCCAGCAGAAGTCATCAGGGGAGATACGATTGCATTGGAGTCCTGGCCGAAATATTTCCAAAGAAAATGATATTCTTTGCTAACAGACTTTATGAGAAAAAGAGATTCATTTATCTCGATG TTCTCAAGGAAAGAAGAAACATGCTGCTAAAAGGCGACAAGAAAGATGCGATGGTCGGAGATGCTTTCACTTTCGATTGTTCCTACTTCGACCCACCTCCCAAAGACATCACCTGGACAAAA GATGGTCAGCCTCTTCCCAGTAATTTCAGTGAATTCAGGGAGAACAGCCAGACCATGACGATCCCCCACCTAGATCCCACAATCCACACGGGACATTATGTATGCGAGACTGAAAGGTGGGGCAGATCTGTAAGAGGATCTCTCACTCTACATGTGCAAcaag GGGAAGTATCCAGCAAAACCCTTCAAGTTACCATAGGTATCGTTGTACCCTTCCTCATGGTGGTAGTTCTCGTGTTGTTACGAAAAGTGAGACGAGATTTCCTAAAGAGACGAGAGACAGAAAAGAATCTGGCTTTCCTCTTCCAGAAAGGACGGCCCAATGAACTGAACCCAAACTGCACAGCTGACGGACAAGCCGAGCTCCTTCCTTATGACCACAAATGGGAAGTTTCTAGGGACCGAATACAATTGG GCCAGCAACTTGGAGCCGGCGCCTTTGGCCGTGTAGTCAAAGCCACAGTATCGAACCTGGAGCCTGGGATACCAAAAACAGCTGTTGCACTCAAAATGTGCAAGATGCAAGCAGATAATACCCAGATCACTGCACTGACCCAAGAACTGAAAATTATGATTCACATCGGAAAGCATCTTAACATTGTCAATCTTATGGGTGCTTACACTGATAATGTGGGCAAAG GAGAGCTATGGATTCTTGTTGAGTTCTGCCGATATGGCAGCCTTCTCCCATTCCTTCACTGTCATCGGGTTAATTTTGAGGACGTCATCGACCCCATCACTGATTTGGTCAACTTTAGTGGAAGAGATGGTAAAGACAGCATTTCCCCATTCTCGCCCATTCTCAAATCTCCAGAATTAGTCAAATCTTCCAGTGACCCTCAGTCTGTCCAGACAGCTTCACCCACCATGTATACCAGTACAAGGCCATGTGAGATTTTATTGGAGTCCCCAGCATCCCCTAAAGTTCTCTTCTCATCCTC AAAACCCCCCAATGAGGACATGAGGGATAGACAATGCCAGGCAAGTTCTCCCAGGATCTTTCGACTTGGGAATTCCCTGCCCAGCAAAATGAAGATGGTACAGAATCCTTCCTACCAGACGGTTCCAGCTGTGGAGAGCACAGCAGCACCCGAAGAAG CAGGATCAGAAGACCAAAGCAAGAAGGAGCAGTCGTTAAAAGTGCTCGACTCCCAGGGAAACTATTGTAAGAGCACAATTCCCGGAGTGACGTCATCTTTCACGACTATCGACCTTATTTGTTGGGCTTGGCAAGTGGCTGAGGGCATGGACTATTTGACCCGCAGAAAG GTTTTACATGGAGATTTAGCAGCAAGAAACCTGCTTCTGGCTGAGGCCAATGTTGTGAAGATCAGCGACTTTGGACTCTCAAGAGACATCTATAAAGACGACATCTACCTTAAACAAACCAAT GATCTCTTGCCAGTGAAGTGGATGTCAATTGAAGCCATCCGTGACAAGATGTTTTCCATCCAGAGCGACGTCTGGTCTTTTGGAGTGACTCTATGGGAACTCTTCAGTTTGGGGTCTACTCCATATCCAGGGGTCAAAATTGACCGCACATTCTTACTGAGTCTACAGGATGGGTACCGAATGGAGAAACCTGAATACGCAAACAATGACCT atACAAAATCATGTGCCAATGCTGGGAGAGCGTCCCTCAAGATCGGCCTTCCTTTCGACATTTGGCCGACAAACTCAGCAAGTTGTTGATGCCTGAGACTACTCAG TACTTCAACATCAAGAATGGAGAGTACCTGAACATGAATAAGGAGCGTTTCAAGCAAGAGACAGATTACTTGGAGATGGTGGCATCACCTGACATCAGGCACATCACCAGAGATGGAGAGTCGAAATGTGAG